Proteins found in one Alteromonas macleodii genomic segment:
- a CDS encoding glycosyltransferase, translated as MNKQKPKILFYIHHHGKGHLSRVQLLIPIIEKFAHVSLIIAQDDFLPAVKCALPERKIVTLPSKWSSSDVGKKRTFDTAFEGVPLSAQSTLRASFFVNHLQKEAYDGFISDVSAELTIYARGAGIPVLMQRHSGDISIDPTQVFAYQCANALYAPYPRQLEADDYAFFNKTYFLGSLVTSKNNSAHHYNGISIVHSDHEVINAICEALLPIELPITAIGSERSNLHHLDKITYYEQVSDITHSANTDIIFCSGGNNTLCELLAAGKKLIVIPEPRPYEEQTAKAIKLSDINAAVHLPKAELANGENIIKALKASNDIKTDTINDMFDTSSSSQWEQSFENLIREHFL; from the coding sequence ATGAACAAGCAAAAACCTAAAATCCTTTTTTACATACACCATCATGGCAAAGGTCATTTATCACGAGTGCAGCTGCTGATCCCTATTATTGAAAAATTTGCTCACGTTTCATTAATTATTGCGCAAGATGACTTTTTACCGGCAGTGAAGTGTGCGCTACCAGAAAGGAAAATTGTTACCTTGCCGTCGAAATGGTCTTCATCCGATGTGGGTAAAAAGCGTACTTTCGATACCGCGTTTGAAGGTGTTCCTTTATCTGCACAATCTACTCTACGCGCCAGTTTCTTTGTAAACCATCTGCAAAAAGAGGCTTATGATGGCTTTATTAGCGATGTTTCGGCCGAGCTTACTATTTACGCTCGCGGTGCAGGTATACCCGTTTTAATGCAGCGACACTCGGGAGATATATCTATCGATCCTACTCAGGTTTTCGCATACCAGTGTGCAAATGCTTTATACGCTCCCTACCCACGACAGCTAGAAGCTGATGATTATGCTTTTTTCAACAAAACGTATTTTTTAGGGAGCTTAGTTACAAGTAAGAATAACTCTGCGCACCATTACAACGGCATAAGTATTGTTCACAGTGACCATGAAGTTATCAATGCAATATGCGAGGCTTTACTGCCAATAGAATTGCCTATAACAGCTATTGGTAGTGAACGCTCCAACCTACATCATTTAGACAAGATTACGTACTACGAACAGGTGAGTGACATAACGCACTCTGCGAACACCGACATAATTTTTTGCAGCGGGGGAAACAATACCCTATGTGAGCTGCTCGCGGCCGGCAAGAAGCTTATTGTTATTCCAGAGCCACGTCCCTATGAAGAACAAACCGCTAAGGCGATAAAATTATCTGATATTAATGCAGCTGTTCACTTGCCAAAAGCTGAGTTGGCCAATGGAGAAAATATCATCAAGGCGCTAAAAGCTTCGAACGATATAAAGACTGACACTATTAACGATATGTTTGATACAAGCTCTTCATCGCAGTGGGAACAAAGCTTTGAAAATTTAATAAGGGAGCATTTTTTATGA
- a CDS encoding FAD/NAD(P)-binding protein, whose protein sequence is MIVMENSFHQDCVQKNIAIIGAGPTTLYFLCELLEKNVFPQTIVIFEKHAEPGKGTPFRNENASPNLLSNLKENEIPKLNVSFSAWLHEIYGEDLVPTTLKTFLSCADYPEEAANKVIPRAVLGEYLGFCFNRAIQSLKQKGLDVTVKLHTEVKSIALENHRFTVDTSKERCSGFDRVVVNMGGDLCAKEKLDDALWAYPPKQYTHEDASKFTIDGMSLTAIDAALSIARTKGQFYDSANGIEYRTKHDFQIVMRSRSGVFPKVWYNSDTVTDYKKILNADCAIDVSNVESFFRHKLLPLFKQSMPKIYHQIKNMSFTESLTFLNQRNEQSHPILKLKAELLSLADESRQSDWPAVIAAGIDYIQQSPLLLKDFLTQHQDIKSQLSASFASIPLESANRIIALYDSKVLTFEQAEDAKLEEDSNADGIKINAKGIIECEDKLAKLKDLLTFSGKNYERGAYTNGDEWSVAENHELLINGKSTQLYVGSAFVTPWYINIPGLGTCADFGKQIAHHCVQTDAYEEAVGE, encoded by the coding sequence ATGATCGTCATGGAAAATAGTTTTCACCAAGATTGTGTACAAAAAAATATAGCCATAATTGGCGCAGGGCCAACGACGCTTTATTTTCTTTGCGAGTTATTGGAGAAAAACGTTTTTCCGCAGACTATAGTTATTTTTGAAAAACATGCCGAGCCCGGCAAAGGAACCCCATTTAGAAATGAAAATGCTAGCCCCAATTTACTTTCTAATTTAAAAGAGAATGAAATCCCAAAGCTTAACGTCTCTTTTTCCGCTTGGCTCCATGAAATATATGGTGAAGACCTGGTTCCAACGACCCTAAAGACTTTTCTTTCGTGCGCGGACTATCCTGAGGAGGCAGCAAACAAGGTTATTCCAAGAGCAGTATTAGGAGAGTATTTAGGTTTTTGCTTTAATCGAGCGATTCAGAGCCTAAAACAAAAAGGTTTAGACGTTACCGTAAAGCTTCACACTGAGGTCAAATCCATTGCCTTAGAGAACCATCGTTTTACCGTTGATACGAGCAAAGAACGGTGTTCAGGTTTCGATCGTGTCGTGGTCAACATGGGCGGCGATCTATGTGCCAAAGAAAAACTTGATGATGCGCTTTGGGCTTATCCCCCAAAGCAATATACACACGAAGATGCCAGCAAATTTACCATTGACGGGATGTCATTGACGGCAATCGACGCCGCTTTATCTATTGCGAGAACTAAAGGGCAGTTCTACGACAGTGCGAATGGGATTGAATACCGAACTAAACACGATTTCCAAATAGTAATGCGTTCACGTTCGGGAGTGTTTCCGAAAGTTTGGTATAACAGTGATACTGTTACTGACTACAAAAAAATATTAAATGCAGACTGTGCAATTGATGTTAGTAATGTAGAGAGTTTCTTTCGCCACAAGTTATTGCCTCTTTTTAAGCAAAGTATGCCGAAGATCTATCATCAGATTAAAAACATGTCTTTCACTGAAAGCCTTACTTTTCTCAACCAGCGTAATGAGCAAAGCCATCCTATTTTGAAGCTCAAAGCAGAATTGCTTTCTTTAGCTGATGAAAGTCGTCAGTCAGATTGGCCCGCTGTTATTGCTGCTGGTATAGATTACATTCAGCAATCGCCCCTGTTACTTAAGGATTTTCTTACTCAGCATCAAGATATAAAGTCGCAGCTCTCAGCGAGTTTCGCTTCAATTCCACTAGAAAGCGCAAATCGGATCATTGCATTGTATGACAGCAAAGTGCTTACTTTTGAGCAGGCTGAAGATGCAAAGTTAGAAGAAGATAGTAATGCAGACGGCATCAAAATTAACGCTAAAGGTATAATCGAATGTGAGGACAAACTAGCAAAGCTTAAGGACTTATTAACCTTTAGCGGAAAAAACTACGAAAGAGGGGCGTATACAAACGGTGACGAGTGGTCGGTCGCTGAAAATCACGAGTTACTGATAAATGGCAAGTCTACTCAACTTTATGTGGGATCTGCTTTCGTGACACCTTGGTATATTAATATCCCTGGTTTAGGAACATGCGCAGATTTTGGAAAGCAAATCGCTCATCATTGTGTCCAAACTGATGCATACGAAGAAGCTGTAGGTGAATAA
- a CDS encoding DUF262 domain-containing protein yields MKIEANDKDIRDVFKLGYFKIPRFQRPYSWEKDEVENFWNDITKNNSPEYFIGSMVVYQDSKPYFGIVDGQQRLTTITLVLSAIRDAFIHLNQDDLAKGVHQYVEQPNIDNKNEFVLHSETSFPYLQNHIQSYKEQKIDLEVGSEEQKLKNAFELITKKLTEFAGLQEVTSLQLELMPTDKDPLSLLKRLRDKILSLKLVFIQLDNEDDAYLIFETLNARGRDLKSSDLVKNLLLKTIKNNSVSIDRPKQAWVSLVNKFDDIGETDALDNFILHYWISKQSYCTEKELFSKVKEHITSMEKADALLSDFENYGKLYCKMLHPNFFDWDNNEGSQSIKDSLIALNRFKVKQQSSFVLAALAAYEKKLFSLKVLKLTLKRVEYFHFIFNAITSQRSSGHIVSTYSKNAIKLSKANTSDEANIVVKELFKTLSSKIPHYEEFEVKFLELIFLKSRTKDRNIIKYCLNRLLPNTTSCFDIRSDALTIEHIVPQSDTNLSPELIGSIGNLLLVDQSTNAEKLRDKCLNDKLDYLRKSNYPLENNFLTDQFDGKAGSIEKRTKEIAKYLFENSRVS; encoded by the coding sequence ATGAAGATTGAAGCTAATGACAAAGATATCAGGGATGTTTTCAAATTGGGTTATTTTAAGATACCAAGATTCCAAAGGCCTTATTCTTGGGAAAAAGACGAAGTCGAAAATTTTTGGAACGATATAACCAAGAATAATTCGCCAGAATATTTTATAGGTTCGATGGTCGTTTATCAGGACTCGAAACCTTACTTTGGAATTGTGGACGGTCAACAGCGACTTACAACTATCACACTCGTATTATCGGCCATTAGAGACGCATTTATTCATCTGAATCAAGATGACTTGGCAAAGGGGGTACATCAGTACGTAGAACAACCTAACATTGATAATAAAAACGAATTTGTACTTCACTCTGAAACGTCTTTCCCTTACCTTCAAAACCACATCCAGAGTTACAAGGAACAAAAAATTGATCTCGAAGTCGGCAGTGAAGAACAAAAGCTTAAAAATGCATTTGAGCTTATAACAAAAAAACTAACTGAATTCGCAGGTTTACAAGAGGTCACATCTCTTCAATTAGAGCTAATGCCAACTGACAAAGATCCTCTCAGTTTGTTAAAAAGGCTTAGAGATAAAATCTTATCATTAAAATTAGTTTTTATTCAGCTCGACAATGAAGATGATGCTTACTTGATTTTTGAAACTTTAAACGCGAGAGGAAGAGACCTTAAATCTTCCGATTTAGTTAAAAACTTACTGCTAAAAACCATAAAAAATAACAGCGTCAGTATTGATAGACCTAAGCAAGCATGGGTTTCCTTAGTAAATAAATTTGACGATATTGGAGAAACAGACGCATTAGACAATTTCATTCTTCATTACTGGATATCAAAGCAATCCTATTGCACCGAAAAAGAGCTTTTTTCCAAAGTAAAAGAGCACATTACCAGTATGGAAAAAGCAGATGCTCTTTTGAGTGATTTTGAGAATTATGGAAAACTCTATTGTAAAATGCTCCACCCCAACTTTTTTGATTGGGATAATAATGAAGGAAGTCAAAGCATCAAAGACTCTCTCATTGCACTAAATAGGTTTAAAGTGAAGCAACAATCATCCTTTGTACTGGCTGCATTGGCTGCATACGAAAAAAAACTATTCAGCCTGAAAGTTTTAAAGTTAACACTCAAACGGGTGGAATATTTTCACTTTATCTTCAATGCAATAACATCCCAAAGATCTTCTGGTCACATTGTTTCTACCTATTCCAAAAATGCCATCAAACTAAGCAAGGCCAACACTTCTGATGAAGCAAATATAGTAGTAAAGGAACTGTTCAAAACACTTTCGAGCAAAATTCCGCACTATGAAGAGTTTGAAGTAAAATTCTTGGAGTTAATATTTCTTAAAAGTCGTACCAAAGACAGAAATATAATCAAATATTGCTTAAATAGATTACTTCCTAACACGACAAGCTGCTTTGATATTCGCAGTGATGCTTTAACAATCGAACACATTGTTCCGCAGAGCGACACAAACCTTTCTCCTGAACTAATTGGGAGCATTGGAAATTTATTGCTGGTTGACCAAAGTACAAATGCCGAAAAGTTGAGAGACAAATGTCTAAATGACAAATTAGACTATTTGCGAAAGAGTAACTATCCTCTGGAAAATAATTTTCTAACTGACCAGTTTGATGGCAAGGCAGGTTCAATAGAAAAACGGACAAAAGAAATAGCAAAATATTTATTTGAAAACAGCAGGGTGAGTTAA
- a CDS encoding glycosyltransferase: MKIAIIAHPRFPIKSPFPGGLEAFIASLVPQYSAHAEVTVYAHPGSQIQSPAKLVTFPFDTEAHKQYPELIENDFLLKVMNDIRLKGFDAVHNNAISPIPTVWACKYDIPMLTTLHTPPYSRLKASAELSSLSPFVHYNAVSYSVAEAWQPYINDTIDVIYNGIELSQWEGKKQTKDQLFSFGRIVPSKGFDLAIKAANLVGIELNIAGPIYDQNYFDDKISPFLGKAVNYLGHLNHMELQSQLKKSRAAIFGVRWDEPFGLSTVEAMATGTPVAAFNRGAFPEVVSKEGGALARGNNVESLAEAISASLDKHSQDVIHRAHRFPLDAMCSAYLDKLARVS, encoded by the coding sequence ATGAAAATAGCCATAATTGCACATCCCCGCTTTCCTATTAAGTCGCCTTTCCCAGGGGGCCTAGAAGCCTTTATTGCGTCTTTAGTTCCGCAATATAGTGCTCATGCAGAAGTTACGGTCTACGCGCATCCGGGTTCTCAAATCCAGAGCCCAGCTAAACTCGTAACGTTTCCGTTCGATACCGAAGCCCACAAGCAATACCCCGAGCTAATAGAAAATGATTTTTTGCTTAAAGTTATGAACGATATACGGCTTAAAGGCTTTGACGCTGTTCATAACAATGCTATCAGCCCTATTCCAACAGTTTGGGCATGTAAATACGACATTCCCATGCTTACAACCTTGCATACACCACCTTACAGCCGCCTCAAAGCATCGGCAGAACTCTCTTCTTTGTCTCCTTTTGTTCATTACAATGCTGTTTCCTATAGCGTCGCTGAGGCGTGGCAACCCTACATCAACGATACAATAGACGTTATTTACAATGGTATTGAGTTATCCCAGTGGGAAGGTAAAAAACAAACAAAAGATCAGCTATTCAGTTTTGGCAGAATTGTCCCTTCTAAAGGTTTCGACCTGGCGATTAAGGCAGCTAACCTTGTGGGTATAGAGCTCAACATCGCTGGCCCTATTTACGATCAAAACTATTTTGATGACAAGATATCGCCTTTCTTGGGCAAAGCCGTGAACTACTTAGGCCATTTGAATCATATGGAGTTACAAAGCCAGTTAAAGAAATCGCGAGCGGCAATTTTTGGCGTACGCTGGGACGAACCCTTTGGACTTTCTACCGTAGAGGCCATGGCAACGGGTACCCCTGTAGCGGCTTTTAACCGGGGCGCGTTTCCAGAAGTCGTATCTAAAGAAGGTGGCGCCTTAGCACGGGGTAACAATGTAGAAAGCCTCGCCGAAGCTATAAGCGCTTCTTTAGATAAACATAGTCAGGATGTCATACATCGCGCTCATAGGTTTCCTTTAGACGCTATGTGTTCCGCTTACCTCGATAAACTGGCACGTGTTTCATGA
- a CDS encoding AAA family ATPase, which produces MPHITKLKLTNFKRFPSISLEFNESINTIIGDNEAGKSSILQAIELVAGGSRGKVETIGFESLINKQCVEDFNAGERNYANLPHVLAELFLSDSPKPELRGKHNTENVDCAGLYMVIEPNEELTREINDALAELV; this is translated from the coding sequence ATGCCTCATATTACGAAACTAAAACTAACAAATTTTAAGCGTTTCCCTTCAATCAGTTTAGAGTTCAACGAATCTATCAACACAATCATTGGTGATAACGAAGCTGGCAAGAGTAGTATTTTACAGGCAATAGAATTGGTTGCCGGAGGAAGTCGCGGAAAGGTCGAGACTATTGGCTTTGAGTCATTAATCAATAAGCAATGCGTGGAAGATTTTAACGCTGGCGAAAGAAATTATGCCAACTTGCCCCATGTACTAGCTGAGTTGTTTTTAAGTGATTCACCTAAGCCAGAGCTTAGAGGCAAACATAATACTGAGAATGTTGATTGCGCTGGTTTATACATGGTCATTGAACCAAATGAGGAGCTGACCCGAGAAATAAATGATGCTTTAGCTGAATTAGTGTGA
- a CDS encoding AAA family ATPase: protein MKFTMIYGPSGVGKESVARELAKRKNWRLFPQHLAFDISCAVIGFGNDGFEAYQRQTCIEAFQTLIDNNTNGLVFTFCYVHPASNYFINDLLEMLERNDISPNFIRLSCTYDEHVCRVIDERRKNTNKIQSKEYLDNYLDKFDFSTDIPKVKTFHLDNTGMSIKATAAEIERYLATTTEKSLLS from the coding sequence TTGAAATTTACGATGATATATGGTCCATCTGGAGTAGGTAAGGAAAGTGTTGCTAGGGAGCTGGCAAAAAGAAAAAACTGGCGATTGTTTCCACAGCATTTGGCCTTCGACATTTCGTGTGCAGTGATCGGATTCGGTAATGATGGCTTTGAGGCATATCAGCGTCAGACATGCATTGAAGCCTTCCAAACGCTGATCGATAACAACACCAATGGATTGGTGTTTACGTTTTGCTATGTTCACCCCGCTAGTAACTATTTCATTAACGACCTGCTTGAAATGTTAGAGCGAAACGACATTAGCCCTAATTTCATAAGATTATCTTGTACTTACGATGAGCACGTATGCAGAGTTATCGACGAAAGACGGAAAAACACCAACAAGATTCAGTCGAAAGAGTACCTTGACAATTATCTAGATAAATTTGATTTTTCAACTGATATACCAAAGGTAAAAACATTCCATTTAGACAATACAGGAATGTCTATTAAGGCAACTGCGGCAGAGATTGAACGCTACCTAGCCACGACTACGGAGAAAAGTCTATTGTCATAG
- a CDS encoding glycosyltransferase yields the protein MVTSPIVSLREPFKGGTESFVVSLANGMADAGHQVDVLCKDADEDNKFNTLHLQESAFRMTDAITSETEGQKLYQAAQFGLFNADDYDVIHFHSYYHAMFEFAYFHQRRNIVTLHSPLSERLALTHKLNSMRSDDRYVAVSQRLADEWCSTISTPIDVVQNGIDLSRLPPAAPNKQSDLVWVGRLCKEKNPEAAIRAAKQLNISLILYGPISDETHFNNDIAPLLDAKIKYGGHLPQQVLYERISEARALFITSLWKEPFGLVTLESLAMGTPVIGTTQAIPSELRVPPLTQTIDLDDVESLLSAYREAVSISASRCQKAARQFDISNTVKAYERIYEQAKT from the coding sequence ATGGTAACAAGCCCCATCGTATCGTTGAGAGAGCCCTTTAAAGGTGGGACCGAATCATTTGTCGTTAGCCTTGCAAACGGTATGGCTGATGCGGGGCATCAGGTAGATGTTCTATGTAAAGATGCCGACGAAGACAATAAGTTTAATACGCTTCACCTACAAGAGTCGGCTTTTCGTATGACTGACGCCATCACTAGTGAAACTGAAGGTCAAAAGCTCTATCAGGCTGCCCAATTCGGACTTTTCAATGCGGATGATTACGACGTTATACACTTTCACAGCTATTACCACGCCATGTTTGAATTCGCTTATTTTCATCAAAGACGTAACATTGTGACGCTACACAGCCCTTTGTCCGAACGACTTGCGCTTACGCATAAATTGAACAGTATGAGAAGTGACGATAGGTATGTGGCGGTATCGCAACGTTTAGCTGATGAGTGGTGTTCGACCATATCCACCCCAATTGATGTTGTACAAAATGGTATTGACCTCTCACGACTGCCTCCTGCAGCGCCAAATAAACAGAGCGACTTAGTATGGGTAGGCAGGCTGTGCAAAGAGAAGAACCCCGAAGCCGCCATTCGCGCGGCGAAGCAGCTTAATATTTCGTTGATACTTTACGGCCCGATTAGTGATGAAACGCACTTCAACAACGATATCGCACCGTTATTGGATGCCAAGATAAAATACGGCGGGCATCTACCACAGCAAGTACTCTATGAAAGGATCTCTGAAGCTCGTGCCCTCTTTATTACTTCGCTTTGGAAGGAACCCTTTGGCTTAGTAACACTTGAGTCACTAGCGATGGGTACGCCAGTTATAGGAACAACCCAAGCGATTCCCAGCGAGCTTCGTGTGCCTCCTTTAACCCAAACTATAGATCTTGACGACGTAGAATCACTACTAAGTGCCTATCGGGAAGCAGTCAGTATATCGGCAAGCCGATGCCAAAAGGCAGCCCGACAATTTGATATCTCCAATACTGTTAAGGCATACGAGCGCATCTATGAACAAGCAAAAACCTAA
- a CDS encoding ISNCY family transposase yields the protein MIMLNSKAQLTVDVIAKVAERKITIANAVKLLNKSRRTIERYLKRYREVGIRFVVHGNTGNEPVNKTSNSLKQQVQSLIREKYYDVNLLHLGELLQANEHIEVKRETLRKWAHDIHHVKRAKRRRGRVHKRRERMESVGLMLQMDGSTHRWFGTQKTCLIAMIDDANSQLFAEFFHAETTAGCLKLLRSVVEKKGVFKTLYVDRAGIFGGPKRCNFSQVQRACEELGIEIIFASSPQGKGRIERAFDTLQDRLVPEFRMRNITDMAAANAYLQHVFIPQVWHKKMTVKPSTTDSEYQPIPNHVNLDDICITKVHRKIRNDHTFTYKGQFYFIESPIKHSIAHQKIEIRNVIGKQFDVYFAGRKLTVSPVIEPTKAPLDKSYTTHSEDIEIQKKLDVLALADKLGNVAEASRLSGVSRDTIYRHRKLVKEGGADALKRQEPPSLHHKNRTDKATEQIVIEFSLANPHLGQVQVSRLLKSERNVTIHASGVRNIWLREKMNTMALRIDKSSVK from the coding sequence ATGATCATGTTAAATTCCAAAGCGCAATTGACTGTAGACGTTATTGCCAAGGTTGCTGAGCGCAAGATAACCATTGCTAATGCCGTCAAACTCCTGAATAAATCCAGACGTACCATTGAGCGTTACTTGAAGCGTTATCGTGAAGTCGGTATTCGTTTTGTGGTTCATGGAAATACAGGTAACGAACCAGTCAACAAAACATCAAATTCATTGAAGCAGCAAGTTCAATCACTTATCCGAGAGAAATATTACGATGTCAATCTGCTTCACTTGGGAGAGTTGTTGCAAGCCAACGAACACATTGAAGTAAAGCGTGAAACTCTGCGTAAGTGGGCGCATGATATTCATCATGTGAAACGTGCTAAACGCAGACGTGGCCGTGTACACAAGCGTAGAGAGCGTATGGAAAGCGTGGGATTAATGTTGCAAATGGATGGCAGCACACATCGGTGGTTTGGCACCCAAAAGACCTGTTTGATTGCCATGATTGACGATGCCAACAGCCAGTTGTTTGCCGAGTTTTTTCATGCCGAAACAACCGCTGGCTGTTTGAAGCTACTGCGCTCGGTGGTGGAGAAAAAAGGCGTATTTAAAACTTTGTATGTTGATCGCGCAGGTATATTCGGTGGACCTAAACGTTGCAACTTCTCTCAAGTACAGCGGGCATGTGAAGAGCTGGGTATCGAAATTATCTTCGCCAGCTCACCACAGGGTAAAGGGCGAATAGAACGGGCGTTCGATACCTTGCAAGATAGGCTCGTCCCTGAGTTTAGAATGCGCAATATCACTGATATGGCAGCGGCCAATGCGTACCTTCAGCATGTCTTTATCCCGCAGGTCTGGCATAAAAAAATGACCGTAAAGCCATCTACGACGGATTCTGAATATCAACCGATACCCAATCACGTCAATCTTGATGATATCTGTATAACCAAAGTGCACCGCAAAATCCGCAACGATCATACCTTCACTTACAAAGGGCAATTTTACTTTATTGAGTCACCCATAAAACACTCAATTGCCCATCAGAAAATCGAAATCAGAAACGTGATCGGCAAGCAGTTTGATGTCTACTTCGCAGGTAGAAAACTAACGGTATCACCAGTGATAGAGCCAACGAAAGCGCCGCTAGACAAATCCTATACGACGCACTCAGAAGACATTGAGATACAGAAAAAACTTGATGTACTGGCGTTGGCAGACAAGCTTGGCAATGTAGCAGAGGCGTCTCGTCTGAGCGGCGTATCTCGCGATACTATCTACCGACACCGAAAACTTGTGAAAGAAGGTGGTGCCGACGCGTTAAAGCGCCAAGAACCTCCGAGCCTACATCATAAGAATCGTACTGACAAAGCTACCGAGCAAATCGTAATTGAGTTCTCGCTAGCCAATCCACATCTTGGTCAAGTGCAAGTGTCACGACTGCTCAAATCTGAGCGGAACGTCACGATACATGCTAGCGGCGTCCGCAATATCTGGCTAAGGGAAAAGATGAACACTATGGCGCTGAGAATAGACAAATCATCTGTAAAGTAA
- a CDS encoding glycosyltransferase family 2 protein, translated as MSFSVVTLVKGRKKQLENMLESIKQSTIVPSEIVIVWMEEETRNARVEDEDLNIKQLYLEKGELPLAKARNLGFENTTHERVIFLDVDCICSPTLFEGLLNGLKDKTITSAYARYLPYIPLSGLYTQIEQDALSHPKRAQLDANTPLPHKKFWSLVFALRKDDFYVIGGFDEDFTGYGGEDTDFAERFNKQYFDFILIDDEVLHQYHFKYSPPLNYLEAIVENANLFYHKHGYFAMYSWLQEFCKRSYVTFDERKHNFKVVRLPHQLDIELALSTKPY; from the coding sequence ATGAGTTTTTCTGTGGTTACGCTAGTAAAGGGTAGAAAAAAACAACTCGAAAACATGCTTGAAAGTATTAAACAGAGCACAATAGTCCCGAGTGAAATCGTAATTGTTTGGATGGAAGAGGAAACACGCAACGCACGCGTTGAAGATGAAGACCTGAACATTAAACAGCTTTACCTGGAAAAAGGAGAACTCCCCTTAGCTAAGGCTCGAAATTTGGGATTTGAAAATACGACTCACGAACGCGTTATATTTTTGGATGTTGACTGCATATGCAGTCCTACTCTTTTTGAAGGATTGCTTAACGGCCTGAAAGACAAAACCATTACCTCTGCATATGCAAGATACCTCCCCTACATTCCTTTGTCTGGCTTGTATACGCAAATTGAACAAGATGCTCTTTCACACCCTAAACGAGCGCAACTTGACGCAAACACACCACTACCTCATAAGAAGTTTTGGTCACTTGTTTTTGCATTGCGCAAGGATGATTTCTACGTCATTGGCGGATTTGATGAGGATTTCACAGGTTATGGTGGTGAAGACACCGACTTTGCAGAGCGATTTAATAAACAGTACTTCGATTTTATTCTCATAGATGATGAAGTCTTACATCAATATCACTTTAAATATTCGCCCCCACTCAATTATTTAGAAGCAATCGTAGAGAACGCTAACCTCTTCTATCACAAACATGGATATTTTGCGATGTATTCATGGCTACAAGAGTTTTGCAAAAGAAGTTATGTGACTTTTGATGAACGTAAGCATAATTTTAAAGTTGTGCGCTTGCCGCACCAATTAGATATCGAGTTAGCTCTGTCTACAAAACCCTACTAG